Part of the Carnobacterium pleistocenium FTR1 genome is shown below.
TGAGTTAGCCCGTACAATAAATACTCACGGGTTGATCCAACCTATTATTCTTAGAAAATATGAAGAAGATAAATATGAAATTATTGCGGGGGAACGTCGCTTTCGTGCTATGCAGCTTTTGGAATGGCAAGAAGTACCAGCCATCGTTCAAGAGATGTCAGATAACGAAACGGCTTCTGTAGCGTTAATTGAAAATTTGCAAAGGGAAGAATTAACGGCTATTGAAGAAGCTGAAGCCTACAAAAGGTTAATGGTATTAAATAATTTGACGCAAGAAGCATTAGCGCAACGCATTGGAAAGAGCCAATCTTTTGTTGCAAATAAATTAAGGTTATTAAAATTAGCAGAACCTATAAAGCAGGCATTGTTGAATAAGAAAGTTACAGAAAGACATGGCCGCAGTCTGTTGGCGTTATCTTCTGAAGAACAAACTGAATTATTAACGGTGATTCTTGAAAAGAAACTAACTGTTAAAGAAACAGAGCGGTTAGTTAAGCTAAAGCAATCTCAAAAAGGTGAAAATTTGGATCAACCAAAGAATCGAATTAAAAGCGTTTCTAAAGATTTTCGCTTAGCAGTAAATACGATCCATAAATCGGTTGATTTAATTAAAGAAACTGGGATGCTTATAGAAGCAAATGAGGAAAATTTAGAAGAGGTCTATCGAATTACGATTGAGATCAAAAAAGATAAGTGAATAAAGAGCGATAAATGAAGAAATTCATTTTAAACAAATGCGTAGGAGAAAAATACGCGTAATATAATTTTTCTCCTATTTTTGTACGATGCAGTTAAATCAGTGTTAGAAAGTTACTAGCGAGTATTAAACACAGATGGAGGAAAAAGGATGGCACGAATTATATCAGTCGCAAACCAAAAAGGCGGAGTTGGTAAAACAACGACTACCGTCAACTTAGGTGCTTGCCTAGCATATTTTGGAAAGAAGATCTTATTAGTTGATATTGATGCACAAGGAAATGCTACAAGTGGTTTAGGCGTAAAAAAGTCAGATGTTGAAAAAGATATTTACGATATTTTAGTAAACGAAACGCTTGTTAAAGAGGTCGTTTTGCCTTCTTCAAGAGAAAACCTGTGGGTCGTACCCGCTACGATTCAATTGGCAGGTGCAGAAATTGAGTTAACTTCACAAATGGCTAGAGAATCTAGATTGAAACAAGCGCTAGAAAAAGTAAAAGATGACTATGATTATATTTTAATCGACTGTCCCCCATCTTTAGGTCATTTGACGATAAATGCTTTTACTGCAAGCGACTCTATTTTGATCCCTGTTCAATGTGAATATTATGCTCTAGAGGGATTGAGTCAATTGCTGAATACAGTTCGACTAGTCCAAAAACATTTTAATCCTGATTTGAAAATTGAGGGTGTTTTGTTGACGATGTTAGATGCACGTACAAATCTAGGCTATGAAGTAGTTGATGAAGTGAAAAAATACTTCCGCGAAAGAGTTTATAAAACGATTATTCCACGGAATATTCGTTTATCTGAAGCCCCAAGTCATGGACTGTCAATTATTGATTACGATGCGCGTTCTAGAGGAGCAGAAGTCTATCTTGAATTAGCAAAGGAAGTGCTAGCAAATGGTTAATAAAAATAGTAAAGGGTTAGGAAGAGGAATCGATGCTCTT
Proteins encoded:
- the noc gene encoding nucleoid occlusion protein, which produces MALSDLFGSGKSKKKIEDEENFLLKELISPKQVQQIAVQQIVPNHFQPRKVFNEEKLDELARTINTHGLIQPIILRKYEEDKYEIIAGERRFRAMQLLEWQEVPAIVQEMSDNETASVALIENLQREELTAIEEAEAYKRLMVLNNLTQEALAQRIGKSQSFVANKLRLLKLAEPIKQALLNKKVTERHGRSLLALSSEEQTELLTVILEKKLTVKETERLVKLKQSQKGENLDQPKNRIKSVSKDFRLAVNTIHKSVDLIKETGMLIEANEENLEEVYRITIEIKKDK
- a CDS encoding ParA family protein, with the protein product MARIISVANQKGGVGKTTTTVNLGACLAYFGKKILLVDIDAQGNATSGLGVKKSDVEKDIYDILVNETLVKEVVLPSSRENLWVVPATIQLAGAEIELTSQMARESRLKQALEKVKDDYDYILIDCPPSLGHLTINAFTASDSILIPVQCEYYALEGLSQLLNTVRLVQKHFNPDLKIEGVLLTMLDARTNLGYEVVDEVKKYFRERVYKTIIPRNIRLSEAPSHGLSIIDYDARSRGAEVYLELAKEVLANG